One segment of Leptospiraceae bacterium DNA contains the following:
- a CDS encoding alpha/beta hydrolase, translated as MNNKLFKNLFLSFAILSIILFSAAWFFSSLILYPKVNCTKQHHVFCDTPKEIHLNFESVTLKTLDDIYLESWYIPSENSKKGIVLVHGHGGSRNEGLRFAETLNKAGYNLLALSLRRNSNQSGASMGFHEVKDVKAAVDFLLNDKKLDSVGIFGFSMGAATSILAMESDNRIKVGLFSSGFSSALDVMTEAAKRDYSIPYYPLIPLVKLLINIRGDMNIETVRPVEKIGNITPRPIFIMHCDKDHYVNSKHAELLFAAAKEPKEKWIPKCDKHEYIWNTNKEEAESRVVRFFTQNL; from the coding sequence ATGAACAACAAACTATTTAAAAACCTATTCCTATCCTTCGCAATCCTTTCGATTATTCTATTTTCTGCGGCTTGGTTCTTTTCTTCTTTAATCTTATATCCAAAAGTCAACTGCACAAAACAACATCATGTATTCTGCGATACTCCAAAAGAAATTCATTTAAACTTTGAATCAGTTACTCTAAAAACATTGGATGATATATATCTAGAAAGTTGGTATATCCCTTCAGAAAATTCAAAAAAAGGAATTGTACTTGTACACGGACATGGCGGTTCTCGAAATGAAGGACTTCGATTCGCGGAAACATTAAATAAAGCGGGATACAATCTCCTTGCACTTTCTTTACGACGAAATTCGAATCAATCGGGAGCAAGTATGGGATTTCATGAAGTGAAAGATGTGAAAGCCGCAGTTGATTTTTTACTGAATGATAAAAAATTAGACTCGGTTGGAATTTTCGGTTTTTCTATGGGAGCGGCAACTAGCATACTAGCAATGGAAAGTGACAATAGAATTAAAGTAGGCTTATTTAGTAGTGGATTTTCTTCTGCTTTAGACGTGATGACAGAAGCGGCTAAGAGAGATTATTCTATACCTTATTATCCCCTAATCCCATTAGTAAAATTATTAATCAATATACGCGGGGATATGAATATTGAAACTGTCAGACCAGTAGAGAAAATTGGAAATATCACACCGCGTCCAATTTTTATTATGCATTGCGATAAAGACCATTATGTAAACTCTAAGCATGCCGAATTGTTATTTGCCGCAGCCAAAGAACCAAAAGAAAAATGGATACCAAAATGTGATAAACATGAATATATCTGGAATACAAATAAAGAAGAGGCTGAATCAAGGGTGGTTCGTTTTTTCACTCAGAATCTTTAG
- a CDS encoding HAMP domain-containing histidine kinase — MRTSVSFKINTYIFLSIFSTTLFTSIYFYRTLQKENNSHVNQILRTSTHAAKNILKIEEISQYQINSIQDKDFKTIWNKLVDIQRNFDLRYIYVLQINKEKQILFLYDTGDNPDVNSILNSDGSYSYKYAQWVDLKEQLVPAIDEAGGDTYFQVYNDAPKEVNIAIEKKELIFAKEYSDIWGTYSSAFLPIEYNGQIVGVIGADYEISYIKNMEKEILYVILFVLGFAVFLNIIIGILLRRIFISPIELLAKSTALIAQGNLNTEIQTSKSFTKDEVSDLIQNFQFMSLKLSENFSKIENYSKEITQLSKAKDEFLSNLSHELKTPLTIIYGYSEMLTMNESYPPDVKEYSKEIYSSAQKLTDYLNDLILVTDIESNIVLQKTDLDFQVLFMATLEILKPYREEKEIQLNMPLGKNYHFIGDSALMEKAVSAIIKNAIIYNLPKGQVTIDAQEIKVEDFRFLQITISDSGIGIEKALQEKVFEKFFRVDSSLSYEVSGVGLGLYIAKKIIELHNGKIKLTSELNQGSQITLQIPLT; from the coding sequence ATGAGAACAAGTGTCAGCTTTAAAATCAATACTTACATATTCCTAAGTATTTTTTCTACTACTTTATTTACATCGATCTATTTTTACAGAACTCTACAAAAAGAAAATAATTCTCATGTAAATCAAATTCTTCGAACATCGACTCATGCTGCTAAAAATATTTTGAAAATTGAGGAAATATCACAATACCAAATTAATTCTATTCAAGATAAAGATTTCAAAACCATTTGGAATAAGTTAGTCGATATACAGCGAAACTTTGACTTACGCTACATTTACGTATTACAAATTAATAAAGAAAAACAGATATTATTTCTGTACGATACAGGGGATAATCCGGATGTAAATAGTATATTAAATTCTGATGGATCTTATTCATACAAATATGCACAATGGGTAGACCTAAAAGAGCAACTAGTTCCTGCTATTGATGAGGCCGGTGGAGATACATATTTTCAAGTATATAATGATGCTCCAAAAGAAGTGAATATAGCAATCGAAAAAAAAGAATTAATCTTTGCAAAAGAATATTCTGATATTTGGGGAACCTATTCGTCTGCATTTTTGCCTATTGAATATAATGGACAAATAGTCGGTGTAATTGGTGCTGACTACGAAATTTCCTATATTAAAAATATGGAAAAGGAAATTTTGTATGTAATTTTATTTGTACTTGGGTTTGCAGTTTTTTTAAATATTATTATTGGAATTTTATTGCGCAGAATATTCATTAGCCCAATTGAGTTACTTGCTAAATCAACTGCACTCATCGCCCAGGGAAATTTAAATACAGAAATCCAAACTTCAAAAAGTTTTACGAAAGATGAAGTAAGTGATTTAATACAAAATTTTCAATTCATGTCCTTAAAACTTTCAGAAAATTTTTCCAAAATTGAAAATTACTCTAAAGAGATTACTCAGTTGAGTAAAGCAAAAGATGAATTTCTTTCAAATCTTTCACACGAATTAAAAACTCCTCTTACTATTATTTACGGTTATTCAGAAATGTTGACTATGAATGAAAGTTATCCGCCTGATGTCAAAGAGTATTCCAAAGAAATATATTCAAGCGCTCAGAAACTAACGGATTATTTAAACGATTTAATTTTAGTAACAGATATCGAATCCAATATAGTATTACAAAAAACTGACTTAGATTTCCAAGTTTTGTTCATGGCAACCTTAGAGATACTTAAGCCGTATAGGGAAGAAAAAGAAATTCAGTTAAACATGCCACTAGGAAAAAATTATCATTTTATTGGTGATTCTGCATTAATGGAAAAAGCAGTTTCTGCAATTATTAAGAATGCAATTATTTATAATCTTCCAAAAGGGCAAGTAACGATTGACGCACAAGAAATAAAAGTGGAAGATTTCCGATTTTTACAAATTACAATCTCTGATTCTGGAATCGGAATCGAAAAGGCATTACAAGAAAAAGTATTTGAAAAGTTTTTTAGAGTAGATTCCTCGCTCTCTTATGAAGTCAGCGGGGTCGGATTAGGGCTTTATATAGCGAAAAAGATTATCGAACTCCATAATGGTAAAATAAAGTTAACTTCTGAGTTAAATCAAGGATCACAAATAACCCTTCAGATACCTTTAACATGA
- the rimP gene encoding ribosome maturation factor RimP: protein MKEVLTGFIEHPIQLYSLEIISANDHFLIEINLDNLQDPRGSVSITDCEKVSRRLMDFLETAHGQENYTIQVSSAGAERELRLPDDLGRFLNVPVKIFYLENGKKVNNTFQILEFDGNRVILEPLNHKSKRLLGDRVSLDKNDILKGNLYIKF from the coding sequence ATTAAGGAAGTATTAACTGGTTTTATTGAACATCCAATTCAATTGTATTCCTTAGAGATAATATCAGCCAATGACCATTTTCTAATTGAGATTAATCTGGATAATCTCCAAGACCCAAGGGGTTCGGTTTCTATAACGGACTGCGAAAAAGTTTCAAGACGACTTATGGATTTTCTTGAAACTGCACATGGGCAAGAAAATTATACAATTCAGGTTTCATCGGCAGGGGCAGAAAGGGAATTGAGACTACCGGATGATTTAGGTAGGTTTCTAAATGTTCCTGTGAAGATTTTTTATTTGGAAAATGGAAAAAAAGTGAATAATACCTTTCAAATTTTAGAGTTTGATGGGAATCGTGTTATTCTAGAACCTTTGAACCACAAAAGTAAAAGACTTCTAGGTGATAGAGTTAGTTTAGACAAGAATGATATTTTAAAAGGTAATTTGTACATTAAATTTTAA
- the nusA gene encoding transcription termination/antitermination protein NusA → MATKQVNNETNLFEAIQQFCSDKGLSKDSVMNIIKDSLLGAYKKKLGLEVSSEADINVEFSDKNEVVIAVSKLVVEEPSESPFEISLAKAKLIDAAAEIGSTVQFKEKPIELSRIVSNQARQMVFQKLKEMERELLFNEYKVKEGELTHGYFQRWINKDIMSIDLGKVEGIMPRKEQNPGEKYKAGDRLKAIISRVELRKDKFRDTGLVITLSRASGDFVKKLFEMEIPEIYDGLVQIVDIARLPSVRTKIVVRGTRSDIDPVGACVGMKGVRIQSIVRELGNERIDIIQYSENPSEFITNAISPAKPVEVRVDHDNREALVIVPDDSLSLAIGASGSNVKLAVQLCQFKIDIKSISQYNEDMTSPEARERLDKLFNNHTSNHNKVIEQSQNEVEEVGTPLNEIPGLTSRVISLLQSGGVNDVETLIEMQSEDLAKIPGVGQTTSEQILKLLSESVEFVEEG, encoded by the coding sequence ATGGCAACGAAACAAGTAAACAACGAAACGAATCTATTTGAAGCAATTCAACAATTTTGTTCTGACAAAGGACTTTCTAAGGACTCTGTCATGAATATAATAAAAGACTCTCTACTGGGAGCTTATAAAAAGAAACTAGGTCTTGAAGTAAGCAGTGAAGCTGATATCAATGTAGAATTCAGTGATAAAAATGAAGTTGTCATTGCAGTTTCAAAACTGGTAGTAGAAGAGCCTTCTGAGTCTCCTTTTGAAATTTCTCTAGCCAAAGCCAAGCTAATTGATGCTGCAGCCGAAATTGGATCTACTGTTCAATTTAAAGAAAAGCCAATCGAACTATCACGTATCGTTTCTAACCAAGCGCGCCAAATGGTTTTCCAGAAACTAAAAGAAATGGAGCGAGAACTTTTATTCAATGAATACAAAGTCAAAGAAGGTGAATTAACTCACGGTTATTTCCAACGTTGGATAAACAAAGACATTATGAGTATTGATCTTGGGAAAGTCGAAGGTATAATGCCGAGAAAAGAACAAAATCCCGGAGAGAAATACAAAGCAGGCGATAGACTAAAAGCGATTATATCTCGAGTAGAATTGAGAAAAGATAAATTTAGAGACACAGGTCTAGTAATTACTCTTTCTCGCGCATCTGGTGATTTTGTTAAAAAACTTTTTGAAATGGAAATTCCTGAAATCTATGATGGACTTGTTCAAATTGTGGATATTGCGCGTTTGCCGTCAGTTCGTACTAAAATTGTAGTGCGTGGAACTAGAAGTGATATTGATCCTGTTGGTGCTTGTGTAGGCATGAAAGGTGTCCGTATTCAATCCATTGTTCGGGAACTTGGAAATGAAAGAATTGATATAATTCAATATTCTGAAAACCCTTCTGAGTTTATTACCAATGCAATTTCTCCTGCAAAACCAGTTGAAGTCAGAGTTGATCACGACAATAGAGAAGCGTTAGTTATTGTTCCTGACGATTCTCTTTCACTTGCTATTGGTGCAAGTGGGTCTAACGTCAAACTTGCAGTTCAACTCTGTCAATTTAAAATTGATATCAAATCCATTTCTCAATACAATGAAGATATGACTTCTCCGGAAGCCAGAGAAAGATTAGATAAATTATTTAATAATCATACGTCAAATCACAATAAAGTAATAGAGCAATCACAAAACGAAGTAGAAGAAGTTGGAACTCCATTGAACGAAATTCCGGGTCTTACTTCACGTGTGATTAGCCTATTGCAGAGTGGTGGCGTAAATGATGTAGAAACACTCATAGAAATGCAGTCGGAAGATCTTGCCAAGATTCCGGGTGTTGGGCAGACAACTTCGGAACAAATTCTCAAACTCTTATCAGAGTCAGTTGAATTTGTAGAGGAGGGCTAA
- the infB gene encoding translation initiation factor IF-2, whose translation MEEKKDNKSIKDKLLQGQDSSHKKIVIKRKATPATETTASNVSTPPKPKKDLDVLVKEENERQQMAPKPFVRPTDESNARIIVNRNIPEEPKSQNKDGKEKTKEQSDSQSSSQNVQEPKKYPSSYSQNQQQNYNNPSNRPNGPVYPVRSSDRNPIVSRPQKPLPGQQTNRDSSPGNRPPRPQGNYQGQQGAGGNRHYPPRPYQGNRPPGQQGAGGNRPYPPRPGGPGQGGGQAGGFGQNSLDINKDSTTPGLIVSRKRNVPGSGGFDRNKDKSNDRSQENSKFFKQMYKKQQGIPMSGTTVPKEISIMENVQVGELAKKLNLKPGDVIAKLMKMGMMVTINNVIDSDTAILLADEYGCSVKIVSLYEETVIQEEKDTPDDYINRPPVVTIMGHVDHGKTKLLDTIRKSAVIDTESGGITQHIGAYQVATPRGIITFLDTPGHEAFTSMRARGASITDIVVLVVAADDGIKPQTIEAINHAKAAEVPIIVAINKIDLPSANVDKVYQELTNLELLPEEWGGKTIVCKISARENIGIDKLLEMILIQAEMLVLKANPNRIAKGTIIEAKLDPGRGAVATVLIQNGTLKIGDPFLAGVHSGRVRAMYNDHGQQIQEADPSFPVLVTGLEAVPDAGDPFDVIRDEKEARNISQHRKEYQRIGQAATVIKVTLDNMNEIISQGGLKELKIIIKTDVRGSAEAIKESLEKLSTVDVKLNVIHAGTGAIVDTDVMLASASNALVVGFHVRANPRTLALAEKEGVQIKYYSIIYDVVNEIKAAMEGLLEPEKIEKNVGKLEIRDIFKISKVGNIAGCMVTSGKIQKNNLIRVVRDNVVIFDGKLKSLKRGKDDASEVLTGFECGILVDGFNDFVVGDEIEVYEINSIARKL comes from the coding sequence ATGGAAGAAAAAAAAGATAACAAATCAATCAAAGATAAACTTTTACAGGGTCAAGATTCGTCTCACAAAAAAATTGTGATTAAAAGAAAAGCTACTCCTGCAACTGAAACCACTGCATCAAATGTTTCTACGCCTCCAAAACCCAAAAAGGATTTGGATGTTTTAGTTAAAGAGGAAAATGAAAGACAACAAATGGCTCCAAAGCCATTTGTTAGGCCAACAGATGAATCAAATGCTAGAATCATTGTAAATAGAAATATTCCGGAAGAACCTAAATCCCAAAATAAAGACGGGAAAGAAAAGACCAAGGAACAATCTGACTCACAATCTTCCTCTCAGAATGTTCAGGAACCTAAAAAGTATCCATCTTCTTATTCACAAAATCAGCAGCAAAATTATAACAACCCATCAAATCGGCCGAACGGTCCAGTTTATCCCGTTCGTTCTAGCGATAGAAATCCGATTGTATCTAGACCTCAAAAACCTCTCCCAGGCCAACAAACAAATAGAGATTCATCGCCAGGGAATCGTCCTCCTCGCCCGCAAGGAAATTACCAAGGGCAACAAGGAGCTGGAGGTAATAGACATTATCCTCCAAGGCCTTACCAAGGGAATCGCCCTCCAGGTCAGCAAGGAGCAGGGGGCAATCGTCCTTATCCTCCAAGACCGGGTGGACCTGGTCAGGGTGGTGGACAAGCTGGTGGTTTTGGTCAAAATTCTTTAGATATTAATAAGGATTCAACTACCCCCGGATTAATTGTAAGCCGTAAAAGGAATGTACCTGGAAGTGGCGGTTTTGATCGAAACAAAGATAAAAGCAATGACCGCTCTCAAGAAAATAGTAAATTCTTTAAGCAGATGTATAAGAAGCAACAAGGTATCCCAATGTCGGGAACCACAGTGCCTAAAGAAATCTCTATCATGGAAAATGTTCAAGTTGGAGAACTTGCCAAAAAGCTAAATCTCAAACCAGGCGATGTAATTGCTAAACTCATGAAAATGGGTATGATGGTTACTATTAACAATGTTATCGATAGCGATACTGCAATCCTACTTGCAGATGAATATGGATGTTCTGTAAAAATTGTTTCTTTATATGAAGAAACAGTTATTCAAGAAGAAAAAGATACACCTGATGATTACATCAATCGTCCTCCTGTGGTTACTATCATGGGTCACGTTGACCACGGTAAAACAAAATTACTCGATACAATTCGTAAGAGTGCTGTTATTGATACAGAGTCCGGCGGAATCACACAACATATTGGTGCATACCAAGTGGCAACTCCTCGTGGAATTATTACCTTCTTAGATACTCCTGGTCACGAAGCTTTTACTTCTATGCGTGCTCGTGGAGCTTCTATAACGGATATTGTTGTATTAGTTGTTGCAGCGGATGATGGTATTAAACCGCAAACAATCGAAGCAATCAATCATGCGAAAGCTGCCGAAGTACCAATTATAGTTGCAATCAATAAAATTGATCTTCCTTCTGCAAATGTGGATAAGGTTTACCAAGAATTAACAAATCTTGAGTTATTACCAGAAGAGTGGGGCGGTAAAACTATCGTATGTAAAATATCCGCTCGTGAAAATATAGGAATTGATAAACTACTTGAGATGATTTTGATCCAAGCAGAGATGTTGGTTCTCAAAGCAAATCCAAATCGAATTGCGAAGGGAACTATTATCGAAGCAAAATTAGATCCGGGTCGTGGAGCAGTGGCTACTGTTTTGATTCAAAACGGGACTTTAAAAATTGGAGATCCATTTTTGGCTGGAGTGCATTCAGGTCGTGTTCGTGCTATGTATAACGATCATGGACAACAAATTCAAGAAGCAGACCCATCATTTCCGGTACTTGTGACTGGTTTGGAAGCTGTTCCTGATGCAGGTGATCCGTTTGATGTTATCCGCGATGAGAAAGAAGCTAGAAATATTTCTCAACATCGTAAAGAATACCAACGTATTGGACAAGCAGCAACAGTTATTAAAGTAACCCTTGATAATATGAATGAAATCATATCTCAGGGTGGACTAAAAGAGCTAAAAATTATTATCAAAACAGACGTTCGTGGATCTGCGGAAGCAATCAAAGAATCTCTTGAAAAACTATCCACTGTCGATGTCAAACTCAATGTAATACATGCTGGAACTGGTGCGATTGTTGATACAGATGTTATGTTAGCTTCTGCGTCGAATGCACTTGTAGTTGGATTCCATGTTCGTGCAAACCCAAGAACCTTAGCATTAGCAGAGAAAGAAGGTGTTCAAATCAAATACTACAGTATTATTTATGATGTAGTAAATGAAATTAAAGCTGCAATGGAAGGATTACTCGAACCAGAAAAGATCGAGAAGAATGTTGGTAAACTCGAAATCCGAGATATATTCAAGATATCCAAAGTTGGAAATATTGCTGGTTGTATGGTTACATCCGGCAAAATTCAGAAAAACAATCTAATTCGCGTAGTGCGGGATAACGTTGTTATCTTCGATGGCAAGTTAAAATCTCTCAAGCGTGGTAAAGACGATGCTTCTGAAGTATTGACTGGATTCGAATGCGGTATCTTAGTAGATGGATTCAATGACTTTGTAGTCGGCGACGAAATCGAAGTCTATGAGATCAACTCCATAGCTAGGAAACTTTAA
- the rbfA gene encoding 30S ribosome-binding factor RbfA, whose amino-acid sequence MNETRKKKIESEIVKSIAKLIVSGKLKDPRIGIVSVHRAELSSDMTSVKVWVTSYTDEKGKRSLLNALKNAKGFFQHILAEELKLRNTPRILFVWDEDYIKSLEMNNFIDNLPPIRNYQAEMEGLHQSDLPEKKEELKD is encoded by the coding sequence ATGAACGAAACTCGCAAGAAAAAAATCGAATCCGAAATTGTAAAATCAATCGCAAAATTGATAGTATCCGGTAAACTAAAAGATCCAAGGATTGGAATTGTATCAGTTCATAGAGCTGAGCTTTCTAGTGATATGACTAGTGTAAAAGTATGGGTTACTTCTTATACAGATGAAAAGGGAAAACGATCTCTTTTAAATGCACTTAAAAATGCAAAAGGATTTTTTCAACATATTCTTGCAGAGGAATTAAAACTTCGAAATACTCCCCGAATTTTATTTGTGTGGGACGAAGATTATATTAAATCACTTGAGATGAACAATTTTATTGATAATCTTCCTCCAATTCGTAATTACCAAGCAGAAATGGAAGGATTACACCAAAGCGACTTACCAGAAAAGAAAGAGGAACTAAAGGATTAA
- the truB gene encoding tRNA pseudouridine(55) synthase TruB, which translates to MKSGFYLVHKPAGITSSDVVLKIKKNKKPIKIGHTGTLDKAAEGLLILPFGEYTSFSSVFLEENKGYIAKVQFGKNTDSGDRDGNTIDERSPQEVINFFEQNLDKIKEEILKIKNTKSQVPPAISALKVGGVRQSSLFRDGIEFESVSRPMEIYSLEYRNLTETGFEMSLKVSSGTYIRKIIMDLGDILNFPMYMESLVRTSIGKNTVDQALSLEDVIFPDSKFYTLEEMISFPWINLNATETKTVRHGGYVAIGEIEGDFLLRDVDGKLLAWCSTKEKKAHLPYKYLKVFYNPDEI; encoded by the coding sequence ATTAAATCAGGATTTTATTTAGTTCATAAACCAGCAGGTATAACATCCTCCGATGTGGTTTTGAAAATCAAAAAAAACAAAAAACCAATCAAAATTGGTCATACAGGTACTTTGGATAAAGCGGCTGAAGGACTATTGATTTTACCTTTTGGAGAATACACTTCCTTTTCTAGTGTATTTTTAGAAGAGAATAAAGGGTATATTGCGAAAGTTCAATTTGGAAAAAATACTGATTCTGGAGATAGGGACGGAAATACGATAGACGAAAGAAGTCCTCAGGAAGTAATTAATTTTTTCGAACAAAATCTGGACAAAATCAAAGAAGAAATTTTAAAAATAAAAAATACTAAATCCCAAGTCCCTCCTGCGATTTCAGCACTTAAAGTTGGTGGAGTAAGACAATCTTCCTTATTTCGAGATGGAATTGAATTTGAATCTGTTAGTCGACCCATGGAAATTTATAGTTTGGAATATCGAAACTTAACAGAAACTGGATTCGAAATGAGTTTAAAAGTAAGTTCAGGAACCTATATTCGAAAGATAATTATGGATTTAGGGGATATACTTAATTTTCCAATGTACATGGAAAGTTTAGTTCGGACATCGATTGGAAAAAATACGGTTGATCAAGCTCTATCTTTAGAGGATGTAATTTTTCCAGATTCAAAATTTTATACTCTCGAAGAAATGATTTCATTTCCTTGGATTAATTTAAATGCAACTGAAACAAAGACTGTTCGTCATGGTGGGTATGTTGCCATTGGAGAAATCGAGGGAGATTTTTTGTTGAGAGATGTAGATGGAAAACTTCTAGCATGGTGTTCTACAAAGGAAAAGAAAGCTCATTTACCGTATAAATATTTGAAAGTTTTTTATAATCCAGATGAAATTTAG
- the rpsO gene encoding 30S ribosomal protein S15: MITTEIKKTIITDFQQKAGDTGSPEVQIALLNSRINDLNIHFSTHKKDHLSRRGLLKLVSQRKKMLDYLKSKNLERYRELIKRLGLRK; encoded by the coding sequence ATGATAACAACAGAAATTAAAAAAACAATCATCACTGACTTCCAGCAAAAAGCTGGGGACACTGGCTCACCTGAAGTGCAAATTGCTCTTTTAAATAGTAGAATCAATGATTTAAACATTCATTTTTCTACTCATAAAAAAGATCACCTATCTCGCAGGGGATTACTAAAGCTTGTTAGCCAGAGAAAGAAAATGCTGGACTACTTAAAATCTAAAAATCTTGAAAGATACAGAGAATTAATCAAGAGACTTGGATTGAGAAAGTAA
- the pnp gene encoding polyribonucleotide nucleotidyltransferase, which yields MTYKHNLNFDREAISLESGNWAKQADGSVVYRIGNLVMLATVCAVDDTKDGQDFFPLTCEYTEKMYSVGRIPGGYIKRESKPSEYEVLLSRIIDRPIRPMFPEGYFCEVQLIVTVLSADKNISTAGHAICAASAALMVSDIPFHGPLAGVRVGRIDGKLVYNPENDIIAKSDMDIIVAGTIDSIVMIEGECKELSNHDLLDALKFAHDYIKASVTFQSEFAKIVNKPKKEIKLKIKDESLFKKVREYSIEKISLANRNSDKSARSKGISDANAETIAYFKEQNLSDSEIKEVKNFLHEVEAEVVRDLIFKEGIRADGRKLEEVRDISCELNVLPGAHGSAVFTRGQTQSLGVVTLGTGSDNQRYETIEGQKEKNFMLHYNFPAYSVGEVKRSGSPGRREIGHGNLAERALKAVLPKFTDFPYVIRIVSEILESNGSSSMASVCSGSLAMMSGGVPLKAAVSGVAMGLITSPNKEFAILTDIAGIEDHFGDMDFKLAGTRKGITAFQMDLKITGVGLDVLEKAIAQAERGRTHILNEMEKSITQSAAELSKTAPRITIKMIPKDRIGELIGPGGKNIRSIIEQSKADINIDDDGKVTISSPDAESSQKALDIIEGMFAEVEVGKIYEGKVKRITDFGAFVEILPGKEGLCHISKLDSKRVNAVRDVISEGEIIRVKVLGVDRQGKMDLSRKDAMAQENHS from the coding sequence ATGACATACAAACACAATTTAAACTTTGACAGGGAAGCCATATCCTTAGAGTCCGGAAATTGGGCAAAACAAGCAGATGGTAGTGTAGTATACCGAATAGGTAACTTAGTAATGTTAGCCACTGTCTGCGCTGTAGACGATACAAAAGACGGACAGGATTTTTTCCCACTGACTTGCGAATACACTGAAAAAATGTATTCCGTTGGTCGAATTCCTGGCGGATACATAAAACGTGAAAGCAAACCTTCCGAATACGAAGTTCTACTTTCGCGTATCATTGATAGACCAATTCGTCCTATGTTTCCAGAAGGATACTTCTGTGAAGTTCAATTAATTGTGACTGTACTTTCTGCGGATAAGAATATATCTACCGCAGGTCACGCAATTTGTGCTGCAAGTGCCGCATTGATGGTTTCCGATATTCCATTTCACGGTCCTTTAGCAGGAGTTCGAGTAGGAAGAATTGACGGTAAATTAGTATATAACCCCGAGAACGATATCATAGCAAAATCGGATATGGACATTATTGTTGCTGGTACTATTGATTCAATTGTAATGATCGAAGGGGAATGTAAAGAACTGAGTAATCACGATTTACTCGATGCACTAAAATTTGCGCATGACTACATCAAAGCATCAGTAACTTTTCAATCTGAATTTGCAAAAATTGTCAACAAACCTAAAAAAGAAATCAAACTCAAAATTAAAGACGAAAGTTTATTTAAAAAAGTTAGAGAATATTCGATTGAAAAAATATCATTAGCAAATCGTAATTCTGACAAATCTGCAAGATCGAAAGGAATTTCTGATGCAAATGCAGAGACGATAGCGTATTTTAAAGAACAAAATCTATCCGATTCCGAAATCAAAGAAGTAAAAAACTTTTTACATGAAGTAGAAGCAGAAGTAGTTCGGGATTTAATTTTCAAAGAAGGGATTAGAGCTGACGGAAGAAAACTAGAAGAAGTCAGAGATATTTCTTGTGAATTAAATGTATTACCCGGAGCACATGGATCGGCTGTATTTACACGTGGACAAACTCAATCACTTGGAGTCGTAACACTTGGAACAGGATCAGATAACCAACGTTATGAGACAATTGAAGGGCAAAAAGAAAAAAACTTTATGTTACATTATAACTTTCCGGCTTATTCTGTTGGAGAAGTTAAACGTTCGGGAAGCCCTGGGCGTAGAGAAATTGGACATGGAAATTTAGCGGAAAGAGCACTCAAAGCAGTTCTGCCTAAATTCACTGATTTCCCATACGTTATACGTATTGTTTCAGAAATTTTAGAATCTAATGGTTCTAGCTCTATGGCATCTGTATGCAGTGGATCACTAGCTATGATGTCTGGTGGGGTGCCACTTAAAGCAGCTGTTTCTGGAGTTGCAATGGGACTCATTACTTCGCCTAACAAAGAGTTTGCGATACTAACCGATATTGCAGGCATTGAAGATCATTTTGGAGATATGGATTTTAAGTTAGCGGGAACTCGTAAAGGAATCACTGCTTTCCAAATGGACTTGAAGATAACAGGCGTTGGCCTTGATGTATTGGAAAAAGCGATTGCGCAAGCAGAACGTGGACGTACACATATTTTAAATGAAATGGAAAAATCAATTACTCAATCTGCCGCTGAACTTTCTAAAACTGCTCCTCGAATCACTATCAAAATGATTCCAAAGGATAGAATTGGAGAATTGATTGGTCCAGGTGGAAAAAATATTCGCTCTATTATTGAACAAAGTAAAGCTGATATCAATATTGATGATGATGGAAAAGTTACAATTTCTAGTCCAGATGCAGAATCTTCTCAAAAAGCTCTCGATATTATTGAGGGTATGTTCGCAGAAGTGGAAGTTGGAAAAATATACGAAGGTAAAGTTAAACGTATCACTGACTTTGGTGCATTCGTAGAAATTCTTCCTGGAAAAGAAGGCCTATGCCATATTTCTAAACTTGATTCTAAAAGAGTCAACGCAGTTAGAGATGTAATTTCGGAAGGTGAAATTATCCGTGTTAAAGTTTTAGGTGTAGACAGACAAGGAAAAATGGATCTTTCTCGCAAAGATGCGATGGCACAGGAAAATCATTCCTGA